The Chordicoccus furentiruminis DNA window GTCAGAATGATGCGGACCGTCTTGATCTCGTTGAGACGCGCCAGATAGTAGGCGATCACGGGACCGAGGGAGACGGAATTTCTCTTCTGCGGACGGATCGTCTCGATCAGCCGGTTGTCGCACCAGCGCTCGAAGGCGCTGGGCGATTCCTTCAGCGCCGCGGCCGCTTCCGCGAAACCGTGCGCCTCCAGATAGTTCATCAGCGGCTCGCTTCCTTCCGAGGCCGCCTTCGCCAGCTGCTTCACGTCAAGCGAACGGCAGGGCGCCAGCGCCTCACGGAAGAAGGCCGCGTTCTTGCCCGTCCGCTGCCCGCGGGCCGCGATCCGGATATCCGCCACCGCCACCGTGGACTCCTCATATTCCCGAAGAAGGGCATGCTTCGACGCCCATCCGTCCCGCTCCATCGCGTCGAGGCAGGCGCGGTCGACGATCACATCGCATTTCTGCCCGTCGCGGGTCTTCAGCATTACCTCTGCAGCCCGCTCCGCCGCCTCGCGCATCGATTCCGGCAGAGCCTTGTAATCCTTGTCCCGAAGGATGCGAAGCATCTGCTCCCGTCCGTAGGTCTCATCCTCGTAAAATGCCTCCGGATGGCTCTCGGACGTACAGATTTCCTTGATGCCGGCCTTCAGATTGTGAAAGATATTCGGGTAGGCCAGCAGGTGGAACACCGACTCGTCCACCTTCAGCTCCCGCATCAGCTGCACCGTCTTCCGCTCCTCGGCCCGGAGCATCGCATCCCCGTCCGCCGAATCCTGGTCTCCCCACCCGCGGTCGGCGAGATACGCCGTCACGGCGGTGTCATCCTTCATGCCGACCATCTGCGAGATATCCATATCGGTGAGGAGCGACTTCTCTTTCACACGGATCCGTGCCACAGCATATACATACTTCACATCGCTCATCCGTGCTCTCCTTTACCAGAGTACCCTGTTCACCGTATCCTGCAGCTCGTCGGACGCGTCCGCGAACAGCGCTTTCAGCGTACAGTTCTCCTCGATGCCGCCGTACTTCAGAATGAGCCCGGCTCCGATCCCGCCGGGTCTGTCCGAGACCGTCAGCGTTCCGCCCTTCGTCTTCGCCAGCGCCGCCATCTTTCCCGCAAAGTCAGCGGGCATACGGTCGAGATCCTTCTTTCCGAGGATCACCGTCCCGTCCTCCGGATGGATATGCCGCACGGCAATATCAAGCAGCATCGCAAAGTAAGCGTCCGTATCCTGCTCCTCCAGCTTCCGAAGAGCGGCGTCGATCATCCCGCCGATCACCGACTGGCGGGCGGCGAGCACCGCCTCCCGCTTTCTCATGCCGATCTGGGACTGAATCCGATCCCCGTAGGCCTTCACCTCCCGGGCGGCGCGCTCCGCGGCCTTCTCAGACGCCGCGGCCGCCTCGGCCCGCGCCTTCTCCGCTTCACTGTCGGCAGCCTGACGCGCCTGCGCAATCAGCTCGTCCGCCTTGCTCTTCGCATTCTGCAGGATTTCATTTGTTATCGTATCGATTCCTGCCATCGCTAATCTCCCATCGAACCGTTCCGGTTCGTTTTTCCTGTCTTACGCGTGAATATTCGTGACGACCAGAATGGAAACCAGCAGGGAAAGAATCGCGTAGGTCTCGACCATGGCCGGGAACAGCATCGCCTTGCCGAACTGATCCGGACGCTTCGCCACCACACCGATGGACGCCACGGAGGTTCTGCCCTGATGATAGGCGGAGATCAGACCCACGATCGCGATCGGAAGGCATCCGAGCAGATACATCGCGCCCGTATAGGTATCCGTGATCGGCTTGCCGCCGAGGATACCGATCTGGGAAAGCGTGATGAAGGTCACCAGCAGACCGTAGATACCCTGCGTGCCGGGAAGCAGCTGCAGAATCAGCACCTTCGCGAACTGATCCGGATCCTCAGCGACGACGCCCGCCGCCGCCTGACCTGCGATGCCGACGCCCCAGGCCGAGCCGGCGCCTGCCAGAGCTGTTGCCAGTGCTGCACCAATCAGCGCAAGAACCATTCCTAAACTCATAGTGTTTTCTCCTCCTTGATTTCAATATACTGATTGACAGTTTTAAATGGCCTGAACGGTTTTCCGCCAGCGTCATAAAACTTCCCGAAGAACTCCACGAACTGCAGACGGTTCGTGTGGACATACGCGCCCAGCGCGTTGATCGCCAGATTCATGGTATGACCCAGAAGGAAGACGATCACGAAGACAATCCAGCCGACGACGCCGCGGCCGCCCATCACCGCCATCATGTTGATGACGTTGCAGATGACGCCGGTCGCCAGTCCCAGCGCCAGAAGCCGGGAGTAGGACAGCACGTCGGAGAGCCAGCCGGAGACGCCGTAGAGGTCATAGGCCCCCAGCGCGATCCGGATTCCCCAGTTTTTGTGATCACGGCCGCCCATCATCAGAATCAGCGCGGCGCCCGCAAGCGCCATCACCCGGGCCAGCACGTTCACCGGATGCGGAAAAACCGTCTTCGCGCCGGAGATCGACGCGAAAATATCGCTGGGGATCAGCATCAGCACCAGTCCGAGAATGAACAGATACCATGCCAGCACGTCGGAGACAAAGCCGGTCACGTCATGATTCTTCAGGTTCTCGTAGCCCTTGATGCCAAGACCGGCAAACAGATGGATGAGGCCGAACAGCATGCAGTAGACCAGCAGTCTCATCGGATCCTTCAGCGGCTCAAACCAGAGCGGCTTCACGATGGGGTCCCCGGTGTAGCCGAAGAAGTTCTGGGCAATCGTGTCGACGGCATTTCCGAAGAAGCCGCCGTACATCAGGCCCCAGAAGGT harbors:
- a CDS encoding V-type ATP synthase subunit E; the protein is MAGIDTITNEILQNAKSKADELIAQARQAADSEAEKARAEAAAASEKAAERAAREVKAYGDRIQSQIGMRKREAVLAARQSVIGGMIDAALRKLEEQDTDAYFAMLLDIAVRHIHPEDGTVILGKKDLDRMPADFAGKMAALAKTKGGTLTVSDRPGGIGAGLILKYGGIEENCTLKALFADASDELQDTVNRVLW
- a CDS encoding V-type ATP synthase subunit K, whose product is MSLGMVLALIGAALATALAGAGSAWGVGIAGQAAAGVVAEDPDQFAKVLILQLLPGTQGIYGLLVTFITLSQIGILGGKPITDTYTGAMYLLGCLPIAIVGLISAYHQGRTSVASIGVVAKRPDQFGKAMLFPAMVETYAILSLLVSILVVTNIHA
- a CDS encoding V-type ATPase subunit, translating into MSDVKYVYAVARIRVKEKSLLTDMDISQMVGMKDDTAVTAYLADRGWGDQDSADGDAMLRAEERKTVQLMRELKVDESVFHLLAYPNIFHNLKAGIKEICTSESHPEAFYEDETYGREQMLRILRDKDYKALPESMREAAERAAEVMLKTRDGQKCDVIVDRACLDAMERDGWASKHALLREYEESTVAVADIRIAARGQRTGKNAAFFREALAPCRSLDVKQLAKAASEGSEPLMNYLEAHGFAEAAAALKESPSAFERWCDNRLIETIRPQKRNSVSLGPVIAYYLARLNEIKTVRIILTAKANGFTEEETRERVREMYV